One part of the Lotus japonicus ecotype B-129 chromosome 2, LjGifu_v1.2 genome encodes these proteins:
- the LOC130740994 gene encoding uncharacterized protein LOC130740994 isoform X2, which yields MHFVIMHRYLCCCILFGCLYISRLSLSSGQHLNRTTALQTWLSYSGSLVRDDSAFHASEFAKTSTLRLPLNESVSCEDLEGVGSFNTTCLLSSSHYLKSDIYIYGVGNMEILSHVSLSCPVEGCMITVNVSGNVKLGQNASIVAGTVVLSASNLTMEHRSSINSSSLGGSPPSQTSGTPVGNEGAGGGHGGRGASCVKKTKTNWGGDVYAWSTLSQPWSYGSKGGGKYTKEQYGGNGGGRIKILVNDTIFVNGSITAKGGDGGSDGGGGSGGSILVHAKKLKGYGTISAAGGMGWGGGGGGRLSLDCYSIQEDLKITVHGGLSIGCPGNSGAAGTFFNANLLSLKVSNDNVTTETETPLLDFSTSPLWSNVYVENNAKVLVPLVWSRVQVRGQISVYSGGSLIFGLSDYPISEFELVAEELLLSDSIVKVFGAFRVSVKMLLMWNSTIQIDGGKSTVVAASVLEVRNLAVLRQTSVISSNTNLGLYGQGLLQLTGDGDAIKGQRLSLSLFYNVGSGSLLEAPLDDDASRGTVTTHLCDTQRCPIDLITPPDDCHVNYTLSFSLQICRVEDLLVNGKMKGSIIHIHRARTVIVDTEGMITASELGCTEGIGKGNFLNGAGGGAGHGGRGGSGYFNGRMSIGGDEYGNAILPCELGSGTKGPNESYGHVVGGGMIVMGSIQWPLSRLDLYGSLRADGESFSKAITSSDGSLVGGLGGGSGGTVLLFLQELRILENSSLSVVGGNGGSLGGGGGGGGRVHFHWSKIGIGEEYVPVASISGTMNYSGGAGDHDGLHGQEGTITGKACPKGLYGIFCEECPLGTYKDVDGSDPHLCIPCPLDLLPNRANLIYQRGGVTKRSCPYKCISDKYRMPNCYTPLEELIYTFGGPWPFSVMLSLVLLLMALLLSTLRVKLIGSGSYHSSSSTEHHNNHRFPYLLSLSEVRGARAEETQSHVHRMYFMGPNTFREPWHLPYSPPHAIIEIVYEDAFNRFIDEINSVAAYDWWEGSVHSILSVVAYPCAWSWKHWRRRVKISRLQEYVKSEYDHSCLRSCRSRALYKGMKVGATPDLMVSYIDFFLGGDEKRLDIVSIIQERFPMCILFGGDGSYMAPYNLHSDALLTNLLAQHVPATVWNRLVAGLNAQLRTVRHGSIRVTLGPVVDWINSHANPQLEFHGVKIELGWFQATASGYYQLGIVVAVGDYSLHDLHQSDTWVGTDEAMGKNVACGRKNLKQLQHSRPYMSNPLSLKKITGGINGGLINDATLKSLDFKRDLLFPLSLLLCNTRPVGRQDTVQLLITLMLLADLSVTLLMLLQFYWISLAAFLSVLLILPLSLLSPFPAGLNALFSKEPRRASLSRVYALWSATSLSNIGVAFICCLVHYAVSHLHPDEASTRSVKREDDKCWLLPVILFLFKSVQVRLVNWHIANLEIQDFSLFCPDPDAFWAHESGL from the exons ATGCATTTTGTGATAATGCATAGGTACCTCTGCTGCTGCATTTTATTCGGATGCCTTTATATATCGCGCCTTTCTCTTAGTTCAGGACAGCATTTGAATAGGACTACTGCCTTACAAACCTGGTTGAGTTATTCTGGATCACTTGTAAGAGATGATTCTGCATTCCATGCTTCGGAATTTGCTAAAACATCAACTTTGAGATTGCCATTGAATGAGTCAGTTTCATGTGAGGACTTGGAAGGTGTAGGATCTTTTAATACCACATGCTTATTAAGCTCATCTCATTATTTGAAATCTGATATTTACATATATGGGGTTGGAAATATGGAGATACTCTCTCATGTTTCGCTTTCATGCCCTGTCGAAGGGTGCATGATAACAGTCAATGTGTCTGGCAACGTTAAACTGGGTCAAAATGCGTCTATTGTTGCTGGTACTGTGGTTTTATCAGCATCCAATCTGACTATGGAACACAGATCTTCTATAAACTCATCGTCTTTGGGTGGGTCACCGCCTTCACAAACTAGTGGGACACCTGTTGGCAATGAAGGAGCTGGTGGAGGGCATGGTGGGCGTGGTGCATCCTgtgtaaaaaaaactaaaacgaATTGGGGTGGGGATGTATATGCTTGGTCCACTTTGTCTCAACCATGGAGTTATGGGAGCAAGGGTGGTGGTAAATATACTAAAGAACAATATGGTGGGAATGGTGGGGGGCGTATTAAGATTCTAGTGAATGACACTATATTTGTAAATGGGTCGATTACTGCAAAAGGAGGAGATGGGGGATCTGATGGGGGAGGTGGCTCTGGCGGAAGTATATTGGTACATGCCAAAAAGCT GAAGGGATATGGTACTATCAGTGCTGCTGGTGGGATGGGATGGGGTGGAGGCGGTGGAGGAAGACTATCACTTGATTGTTACAGCATCCAAGAAGATCTAAAAATTACTGTCCATG GAGGTTTGAGTATTGGCTGCCCTGGGAATTCTGGAGCAGCTGGCACATTTTTCAATGCAAATTTACTAAGTTTGAAAGTTAGCAATGACAATGTCACAACAGAAACTGAGACTCCTTTGCTTGACTTCTCAACCAGCCCTTTATGGTCCAACGTTTATGTGGAAAATAATGCGAAAGTTTTGGTTCCACTTGTCTGGTCCAGAGTTCAG GTAAGAGGCCAGATCAGTGTATATAGTGGCGGAAGCTTAATCTTTGGACTGTCAGATtatccaatttctgaatttgagCTTGTTGCAGAAGAGCTTTTATTGAGTGATTCTATTGTAAAG GTTTTCGGTGCATTTAGAGTTTCTGTTAAAATGCTACTCATGTGGAACTCCACGATTCAAATTGATGGTGGTAAAAGTACTGTTGTGGCTGCTTCAGTACTTGAAGTGAGAAATCTTGCTGTTCTAAGG CAAACCTCTGTCATTAGTTCAAACACGAACTTGGGCTTATATGGTCAAGGACTGCTACAATTGACTGGTGATGGTGATGCAATCAAAGGCCAGCGACTATCCTTGTCTCTCTTCTATAAT GTTGGATCAGGTTCTTTACTTGAAGCTCCTTTGGATGATGATGCTAGTAGAGGCAC GGTGACAACACATCTTTGTGATACACAGAGATGCCCGATAGATTTAATAACTCCACCTGATGATTGTCATGTCAATTATACACTCTCCTTCTCACTTCAA ATTTGTCGAGTTGAGGATCTTCTTGTAAATGGTAAAATGAAGGGAAGCATAATTCACATTCACAGGGCAAGAACTGTGATTGTTGATACTGAGGGTATGATTACTGCATCCGAATTAG GTTGCACTGAAGGTATTGGCAAGGGAAACTTTTTGAATGGAGCTGGCGGTGGTGCTGGAcatggaggaagaggaggatCTGGATATTTCAATGGGAGAATGAGTATTGGCGGTGATGAATATGGAAATGCTATTCTTCCATGTGAATTGGGTAGTGGAACTAAGGGCCCTAATGAGTCATATGGGCATGTTGTTGGAGGCGGGATGATtg TGATGGGATCCATTCAGTGGCCACTTTCGAGGCTTGACCTTTACGGGTCCTTGAGGGCAGATGGTGAAAGCTTTAGCAAAGCAATAACAAGCAGTGATGGATCTTTGGTTGGTGGTCTTGGTGGAGGTTCTGGTGGAACAGTCCTGCTTTTCCTTCAAGAACTCAGGATTTTGGAGAATTCCTCCTTATCAGTTGTTGGTGGCAATGGTGGctcccttggtggtggtggtggaggtggaggtcgAGTTCATTTCCATTGGTCAAAGATTGGTATTGGGGAGGAGTACGTGCCTGTTGCAAGTATCAGTGGCACCATGAACTATAG TGGAGGAGCTGGGGACCATGATGGCCTTCATGGACAGGAGGGTACCATAACTGGGAAAGCATGCCCTAAAGGCCTTTATGGAATTTTCTGCGAG GAATGTCCTCTGGGTACTTACAAAGATGTTGATGGTTCTGATCCACATCTTTGCATTCCTTGTCCTCTTGATCTTCTTCCGAACCGTGCAAATTTAATATATCAACGAG GGGGGGTTACAAAGCGTTCTTGTCCATATAAATGTATATCAGACAAGTATCGGATGCCCAACTGTTATACACCTCTAGAGGAGCTTATTTATACATTTGGTGGTCCCTGGCCATTTTCAGTAATGTTGtcattagttttattgcttatGGCTCTACTACTAAGTACTTTGAGAGTCAAGTTGATTGGTTCTGGTTCATATCATAGTTCAAGTTCTACTGAGCACCATAATAATCACCGTTTTCCATATCTTCTATCTCTGTCTGAG GTGCGTGGAGCCAGAGCTGAAGAGACTCAAAGTCATGTACACAGAATGTACTTTATGGGTCCTAATACTTTTAGAGAACCCTGGCATCTTCCTTACTCACCTCCCCACGCTATAATTGAAATTGT GTATGAAGATGCTTTTAATAGATTTATTGATGAGATCAACTCAGTTGCTGCATATGATTGGTGGGAGGGATCAGTGCACAGTATACTTTCAGTCGTGGCATATCCTTGTGCTTGGTCCTGGAAACATTGGCGTCGAAGAGTTAAAATTAGTCGCCTTCAGGAATATGTCAAGTCTGAATATGACCATTCTTGTTTACGCTCCTGCCGTTCCCGAGCTTTGTACAAAGGGATGAAG GTTGGGGCGACTCCGGATTTAATGGTCTCATACATTGATTTTTTCCTTGGTGGTGATGAGAAGCGATTAGACATTGTATCAATTATACAGGAGAGATTTCCCATGTGCATACTTTTTGGTGGGGATGGGAGTTACATGGCACCTTACAATCTTCACAGTGATGCACTGTTGACCAACCTCCTTGCCCAG CATGTCCCAGCAACTGTTTGGAATCGTTTGGTAGCTGGCCTGAATGCTCAGTTACGGACAGTGAGGCATGGATCAATTCGTGTCACACTAGGTCCTGTTGTTGATTGGATAAATAGCCATGCAAATCCCCAACTTGAGTTCCATGGAGTTAAAATTGAGCTTGGATGGTTCCAAGCAACAGCCTCTGGTTACTATCAGCTGGGTATCGTGGTAGCAGTTGGGGATTATTCCCTTCATGATTTGCACCAGTCTGATACTTGGGTCGGTACTGATGAAGCTATGGG GAAAAATGTGGCATGTGGTAGAAAGAATCTTAAGCAGCTGCAGCATAGTCGGCCATACATGAGCAATCCATTATCTCTTAAAAAGATAACTGGAGGAATTAATGGTGGCCTGATAAATGATGCTACCTTAAAATCACTAGACTTTAAAAGGGATCTTCTATTCCCACTTTCTCTGCTGTTGTGCAACACTAGACCTGTTGGTCGTCAG GATACTGTGCAACTGCTGATCACTCTGATGCTTTTAGCAGATCTTTCTGTTACTCTCCTCATGTTACTTCAGTTCTACTGGATTTCTCTTGCAGCTTTTCTTTCTGTTTTACTAATCCTCCCTCTTTCTCTACTATCTCCATTTCCTGCCGGTTTGAACGCATTATTCAGTAAAGAACCTAGAAGAGCTTCACTTTCTCGAGTATATGCACTGTGGAGCGCTACTTCTCTATCTAATATT GGTGTGGCTTTTATCTGTTGCCTAGTTCACTATGCAGTATCCCACCTTCACCCTGACGAGGCAAGTACACGTAGTGTCAAGAG GGAAGATGATAAATGCTGGCTTTTGCCTGTCATCCTTTTTCTATTCAAGTCTGTACAAGTCCGTTTAGTCAATTGGCACATAGCGAATCTAGAAATCCAAGATTTTTCTCTATTCTGTCCGGATCCAGATGCTTTTTGGGCTCATGAATCTGGTTTATGA
- the LOC130740994 gene encoding uncharacterized protein LOC130740994 isoform X1, whose protein sequence is MHFVIMHRYLCCCILFGCLYISRLSLSSGQHLNRTTALQTWLSYSGSLVRDDSAFHASEFAKTSTLRLPLNESVSCEDLEGVGSFNTTCLLSSSHYLKSDIYIYGVGNMEILSHVSLSCPVEGCMITVNVSGNVKLGQNASIVAGTVVLSASNLTMEHRSSINSSSLGGSPPSQTSGTPVGNEGAGGGHGGRGASCVKKTKTNWGGDVYAWSTLSQPWSYGSKGGGKYTKEQYGGNGGGRIKILVNDTIFVNGSITAKGGDGGSDGGGGSGGSILVHAKKLKGYGTISAAGGMGWGGGGGGRLSLDCYSIQEDLKITVHGGLSIGCPGNSGAAGTFFNANLLSLKVSNDNVTTETETPLLDFSTSPLWSNVYVENNAKVLVPLVWSRVQVRGQISVYSGGSLIFGLSDYPISEFELVAEELLLSDSIVKVFGAFRVSVKMLLMWNSTIQIDGGKSTVVAASVLEVRNLAVLRQTSVISSNTNLGLYGQGLLQLTGDGDAIKGQRLSLSLFYNVTVGSGSLLEAPLDDDASRGTVTTHLCDTQRCPIDLITPPDDCHVNYTLSFSLQICRVEDLLVNGKMKGSIIHIHRARTVIVDTEGMITASELGCTEGIGKGNFLNGAGGGAGHGGRGGSGYFNGRMSIGGDEYGNAILPCELGSGTKGPNESYGHVVGGGMIVMGSIQWPLSRLDLYGSLRADGESFSKAITSSDGSLVGGLGGGSGGTVLLFLQELRILENSSLSVVGGNGGSLGGGGGGGGRVHFHWSKIGIGEEYVPVASISGTMNYSGGAGDHDGLHGQEGTITGKACPKGLYGIFCEECPLGTYKDVDGSDPHLCIPCPLDLLPNRANLIYQRGGVTKRSCPYKCISDKYRMPNCYTPLEELIYTFGGPWPFSVMLSLVLLLMALLLSTLRVKLIGSGSYHSSSSTEHHNNHRFPYLLSLSEVRGARAEETQSHVHRMYFMGPNTFREPWHLPYSPPHAIIEIVYEDAFNRFIDEINSVAAYDWWEGSVHSILSVVAYPCAWSWKHWRRRVKISRLQEYVKSEYDHSCLRSCRSRALYKGMKVGATPDLMVSYIDFFLGGDEKRLDIVSIIQERFPMCILFGGDGSYMAPYNLHSDALLTNLLAQHVPATVWNRLVAGLNAQLRTVRHGSIRVTLGPVVDWINSHANPQLEFHGVKIELGWFQATASGYYQLGIVVAVGDYSLHDLHQSDTWVGTDEAMGKNVACGRKNLKQLQHSRPYMSNPLSLKKITGGINGGLINDATLKSLDFKRDLLFPLSLLLCNTRPVGRQDTVQLLITLMLLADLSVTLLMLLQFYWISLAAFLSVLLILPLSLLSPFPAGLNALFSKEPRRASLSRVYALWSATSLSNIGVAFICCLVHYAVSHLHPDEASTRSVKREDDKCWLLPVILFLFKSVQVRLVNWHIANLEIQDFSLFCPDPDAFWAHESGL, encoded by the exons ATGCATTTTGTGATAATGCATAGGTACCTCTGCTGCTGCATTTTATTCGGATGCCTTTATATATCGCGCCTTTCTCTTAGTTCAGGACAGCATTTGAATAGGACTACTGCCTTACAAACCTGGTTGAGTTATTCTGGATCACTTGTAAGAGATGATTCTGCATTCCATGCTTCGGAATTTGCTAAAACATCAACTTTGAGATTGCCATTGAATGAGTCAGTTTCATGTGAGGACTTGGAAGGTGTAGGATCTTTTAATACCACATGCTTATTAAGCTCATCTCATTATTTGAAATCTGATATTTACATATATGGGGTTGGAAATATGGAGATACTCTCTCATGTTTCGCTTTCATGCCCTGTCGAAGGGTGCATGATAACAGTCAATGTGTCTGGCAACGTTAAACTGGGTCAAAATGCGTCTATTGTTGCTGGTACTGTGGTTTTATCAGCATCCAATCTGACTATGGAACACAGATCTTCTATAAACTCATCGTCTTTGGGTGGGTCACCGCCTTCACAAACTAGTGGGACACCTGTTGGCAATGAAGGAGCTGGTGGAGGGCATGGTGGGCGTGGTGCATCCTgtgtaaaaaaaactaaaacgaATTGGGGTGGGGATGTATATGCTTGGTCCACTTTGTCTCAACCATGGAGTTATGGGAGCAAGGGTGGTGGTAAATATACTAAAGAACAATATGGTGGGAATGGTGGGGGGCGTATTAAGATTCTAGTGAATGACACTATATTTGTAAATGGGTCGATTACTGCAAAAGGAGGAGATGGGGGATCTGATGGGGGAGGTGGCTCTGGCGGAAGTATATTGGTACATGCCAAAAAGCT GAAGGGATATGGTACTATCAGTGCTGCTGGTGGGATGGGATGGGGTGGAGGCGGTGGAGGAAGACTATCACTTGATTGTTACAGCATCCAAGAAGATCTAAAAATTACTGTCCATG GAGGTTTGAGTATTGGCTGCCCTGGGAATTCTGGAGCAGCTGGCACATTTTTCAATGCAAATTTACTAAGTTTGAAAGTTAGCAATGACAATGTCACAACAGAAACTGAGACTCCTTTGCTTGACTTCTCAACCAGCCCTTTATGGTCCAACGTTTATGTGGAAAATAATGCGAAAGTTTTGGTTCCACTTGTCTGGTCCAGAGTTCAG GTAAGAGGCCAGATCAGTGTATATAGTGGCGGAAGCTTAATCTTTGGACTGTCAGATtatccaatttctgaatttgagCTTGTTGCAGAAGAGCTTTTATTGAGTGATTCTATTGTAAAG GTTTTCGGTGCATTTAGAGTTTCTGTTAAAATGCTACTCATGTGGAACTCCACGATTCAAATTGATGGTGGTAAAAGTACTGTTGTGGCTGCTTCAGTACTTGAAGTGAGAAATCTTGCTGTTCTAAGG CAAACCTCTGTCATTAGTTCAAACACGAACTTGGGCTTATATGGTCAAGGACTGCTACAATTGACTGGTGATGGTGATGCAATCAAAGGCCAGCGACTATCCTTGTCTCTCTTCTATAATGTAACT GTTGGATCAGGTTCTTTACTTGAAGCTCCTTTGGATGATGATGCTAGTAGAGGCAC GGTGACAACACATCTTTGTGATACACAGAGATGCCCGATAGATTTAATAACTCCACCTGATGATTGTCATGTCAATTATACACTCTCCTTCTCACTTCAA ATTTGTCGAGTTGAGGATCTTCTTGTAAATGGTAAAATGAAGGGAAGCATAATTCACATTCACAGGGCAAGAACTGTGATTGTTGATACTGAGGGTATGATTACTGCATCCGAATTAG GTTGCACTGAAGGTATTGGCAAGGGAAACTTTTTGAATGGAGCTGGCGGTGGTGCTGGAcatggaggaagaggaggatCTGGATATTTCAATGGGAGAATGAGTATTGGCGGTGATGAATATGGAAATGCTATTCTTCCATGTGAATTGGGTAGTGGAACTAAGGGCCCTAATGAGTCATATGGGCATGTTGTTGGAGGCGGGATGATtg TGATGGGATCCATTCAGTGGCCACTTTCGAGGCTTGACCTTTACGGGTCCTTGAGGGCAGATGGTGAAAGCTTTAGCAAAGCAATAACAAGCAGTGATGGATCTTTGGTTGGTGGTCTTGGTGGAGGTTCTGGTGGAACAGTCCTGCTTTTCCTTCAAGAACTCAGGATTTTGGAGAATTCCTCCTTATCAGTTGTTGGTGGCAATGGTGGctcccttggtggtggtggtggaggtggaggtcgAGTTCATTTCCATTGGTCAAAGATTGGTATTGGGGAGGAGTACGTGCCTGTTGCAAGTATCAGTGGCACCATGAACTATAG TGGAGGAGCTGGGGACCATGATGGCCTTCATGGACAGGAGGGTACCATAACTGGGAAAGCATGCCCTAAAGGCCTTTATGGAATTTTCTGCGAG GAATGTCCTCTGGGTACTTACAAAGATGTTGATGGTTCTGATCCACATCTTTGCATTCCTTGTCCTCTTGATCTTCTTCCGAACCGTGCAAATTTAATATATCAACGAG GGGGGGTTACAAAGCGTTCTTGTCCATATAAATGTATATCAGACAAGTATCGGATGCCCAACTGTTATACACCTCTAGAGGAGCTTATTTATACATTTGGTGGTCCCTGGCCATTTTCAGTAATGTTGtcattagttttattgcttatGGCTCTACTACTAAGTACTTTGAGAGTCAAGTTGATTGGTTCTGGTTCATATCATAGTTCAAGTTCTACTGAGCACCATAATAATCACCGTTTTCCATATCTTCTATCTCTGTCTGAG GTGCGTGGAGCCAGAGCTGAAGAGACTCAAAGTCATGTACACAGAATGTACTTTATGGGTCCTAATACTTTTAGAGAACCCTGGCATCTTCCTTACTCACCTCCCCACGCTATAATTGAAATTGT GTATGAAGATGCTTTTAATAGATTTATTGATGAGATCAACTCAGTTGCTGCATATGATTGGTGGGAGGGATCAGTGCACAGTATACTTTCAGTCGTGGCATATCCTTGTGCTTGGTCCTGGAAACATTGGCGTCGAAGAGTTAAAATTAGTCGCCTTCAGGAATATGTCAAGTCTGAATATGACCATTCTTGTTTACGCTCCTGCCGTTCCCGAGCTTTGTACAAAGGGATGAAG GTTGGGGCGACTCCGGATTTAATGGTCTCATACATTGATTTTTTCCTTGGTGGTGATGAGAAGCGATTAGACATTGTATCAATTATACAGGAGAGATTTCCCATGTGCATACTTTTTGGTGGGGATGGGAGTTACATGGCACCTTACAATCTTCACAGTGATGCACTGTTGACCAACCTCCTTGCCCAG CATGTCCCAGCAACTGTTTGGAATCGTTTGGTAGCTGGCCTGAATGCTCAGTTACGGACAGTGAGGCATGGATCAATTCGTGTCACACTAGGTCCTGTTGTTGATTGGATAAATAGCCATGCAAATCCCCAACTTGAGTTCCATGGAGTTAAAATTGAGCTTGGATGGTTCCAAGCAACAGCCTCTGGTTACTATCAGCTGGGTATCGTGGTAGCAGTTGGGGATTATTCCCTTCATGATTTGCACCAGTCTGATACTTGGGTCGGTACTGATGAAGCTATGGG GAAAAATGTGGCATGTGGTAGAAAGAATCTTAAGCAGCTGCAGCATAGTCGGCCATACATGAGCAATCCATTATCTCTTAAAAAGATAACTGGAGGAATTAATGGTGGCCTGATAAATGATGCTACCTTAAAATCACTAGACTTTAAAAGGGATCTTCTATTCCCACTTTCTCTGCTGTTGTGCAACACTAGACCTGTTGGTCGTCAG GATACTGTGCAACTGCTGATCACTCTGATGCTTTTAGCAGATCTTTCTGTTACTCTCCTCATGTTACTTCAGTTCTACTGGATTTCTCTTGCAGCTTTTCTTTCTGTTTTACTAATCCTCCCTCTTTCTCTACTATCTCCATTTCCTGCCGGTTTGAACGCATTATTCAGTAAAGAACCTAGAAGAGCTTCACTTTCTCGAGTATATGCACTGTGGAGCGCTACTTCTCTATCTAATATT GGTGTGGCTTTTATCTGTTGCCTAGTTCACTATGCAGTATCCCACCTTCACCCTGACGAGGCAAGTACACGTAGTGTCAAGAG GGAAGATGATAAATGCTGGCTTTTGCCTGTCATCCTTTTTCTATTCAAGTCTGTACAAGTCCGTTTAGTCAATTGGCACATAGCGAATCTAGAAATCCAAGATTTTTCTCTATTCTGTCCGGATCCAGATGCTTTTTGGGCTCATGAATCTGGTTTATGA